Proteins from a single region of Gemmatimonadota bacterium:
- a CDS encoding MerR family transcriptional regulator encodes MVDPSYDPDIRYTISELEERSGVSRRTIHYYISRDLLLPAEGAGPSATYGDGHLLRLRLIAVLKGARLRLEGIREILQGKEPEEMAVLLEELRLPPPRGSRESPSQALLWRLAKHTANMPLRRTRRDSDLRRLRADRSELDLMAHDALCLPFEPGQDADPGAVVRGLHAENAEAWRRLQVTPDLEIHYRTGGGGPFRRKLNELVKQVRELFAEEDEGAFAPEEEEGPTE; translated from the coding sequence ATGGTGGACCCCAGCTACGATCCGGACATTCGCTACACCATCTCGGAACTTGAGGAGCGGTCGGGCGTGTCTCGCCGGACCATCCACTACTACATATCCCGGGATCTCCTGCTCCCCGCGGAAGGAGCCGGGCCGAGCGCCACCTACGGCGACGGACACCTGCTGAGGCTTCGGCTCATTGCGGTCCTGAAGGGCGCGAGGCTCCGCCTCGAGGGAATCCGGGAGATCTTACAGGGGAAGGAACCGGAGGAGATGGCGGTGCTTCTGGAGGAACTGAGATTGCCGCCCCCGCGGGGAAGCAGGGAATCTCCCTCGCAGGCGCTTCTGTGGCGGCTGGCGAAACACACGGCGAATATGCCGCTTCGACGGACCCGTCGGGACAGCGACCTGAGGAGGCTCCGGGCGGATCGATCCGAGCTGGATTTGATGGCTCACGACGCTCTGTGCCTGCCGTTCGAGCCCGGCCAGGATGCGGATCCGGGGGCGGTGGTGCGGGGGCTTCATGCGGAGAACGCGGAGGCATGGAGACGGCTTCAGGTGACTCCGGATCTGGAGATTCACTATCGAACGGGCGGGGGAGGCCCGTTTCGTCGAAAGCTGAATGAACTGGTGAAGCAGGTTCGTGAGTTGTTCGCGGAGGAGGACGAGGGGGCTTTCGCCCCGGAAGAGGAGGAGGGGCCGACAGAATAG
- a CDS encoding aconitate hydratase, whose product MSAKSHPEDFAAIARAHYESIGSRLDAVRERLDRPLTYAEKALFSHLDNPREQDLARGSSFLLLRPDRVALQDATAQMALLQFMMTGRPTVAVPSTVHCDHLIRAETGSGEDTLRAVDENREVYDFLAAVANRHGLGFWKPGAGIIHQVVLENYAFPGGLMIGTDSHTPNAGGLGMIACGVGGADAVDVMAGLPWEVLNPKLVGVRLVGELSGWTAPKDVILKLAGMLTVKGGTNRIVEYFGPGAARLSCTGKATITNMGAEIGATTSTFPFDEKMAAYLEATDRASVAALAREHAEHLCADPEVEANAADYFDEVVEIDLSSLEPHVVGPHTPDHARPISELAAEAAREGYPTNLTAALIGSCTNSSYEDMGRSAHIARQAAERGVKTRAAFLVTPGSERVYGTIARDGQLADLEAMGGMVLANACGPCIGQWNRTDLPRGTANSIMTSYNRNFRKRNDGSPDTCAFIASPEIVTAMALSGDLAFNPLTDELEDAEGTRFCLAPPEGDELPADGFASGDAGYAAPNPDRAPEVKVDPQSERLQLLTPFEKWDGDDMERFPLLLKAKGKCTTDHISPAGPWLRYRGHLDRISDNMFQGAVNAFTGETGHGGNAETGAAGATFAEIARDYRDRGLRWVVVGDDNYGEGSSREHAAMSPRLLGAAAVVVKSFARIHETNLKKQGVLPLTFVDPADYDLVREGDRVSVTALATLAPGSAHTVVFHHADGSEDRAETAHTLNEEQITWFRAGSALNQLRAAGRAT is encoded by the coding sequence ATGAGCGCCAAGAGTCACCCTGAAGACTTCGCCGCCATTGCCCGCGCTCACTACGAGTCGATCGGAAGCCGCCTCGATGCGGTCCGCGAACGCCTCGATCGCCCCCTCACCTATGCGGAGAAGGCGCTCTTCTCCCACCTCGACAACCCGCGCGAACAGGACCTTGCGCGCGGGAGCAGTTTCCTCCTCCTTCGACCGGACCGCGTTGCGTTGCAGGACGCGACCGCTCAGATGGCGCTCCTTCAGTTCATGATGACCGGGCGGCCGACGGTCGCTGTCCCCTCCACCGTTCACTGCGATCACCTGATTCGCGCGGAGACCGGATCGGGCGAAGACACCCTGCGCGCCGTCGACGAAAATCGTGAGGTCTACGACTTCCTCGCCGCGGTCGCCAACCGACATGGGCTGGGGTTCTGGAAGCCGGGGGCGGGGATCATCCACCAGGTTGTGCTGGAGAACTACGCATTCCCGGGCGGCCTCATGATCGGGACGGACTCGCACACGCCGAACGCGGGGGGGCTTGGGATGATCGCCTGTGGAGTGGGCGGTGCGGACGCGGTCGATGTCATGGCCGGGCTACCGTGGGAGGTGCTGAATCCGAAACTCGTCGGGGTGCGCCTTGTGGGAGAACTCTCCGGCTGGACCGCGCCGAAGGATGTCATCCTGAAGCTCGCGGGCATGCTCACGGTCAAGGGTGGGACAAACCGGATCGTGGAGTACTTCGGGCCGGGTGCCGCCAGACTGAGCTGCACCGGGAAGGCCACCATCACGAACATGGGCGCGGAGATCGGCGCGACCACCTCCACCTTCCCGTTCGACGAGAAGATGGCGGCCTATCTGGAAGCGACCGACCGCGCAAGCGTCGCCGCGCTCGCGCGAGAGCACGCCGAGCACCTTTGCGCGGACCCGGAGGTGGAAGCGAACGCTGCCGACTACTTCGACGAAGTGGTGGAGATCGACCTCTCCTCGCTCGAGCCACATGTCGTGGGGCCGCACACGCCGGATCATGCGCGGCCGATCTCGGAACTGGCGGCGGAGGCCGCGCGCGAGGGATACCCGACCAATCTCACGGCCGCACTCATCGGAAGCTGCACGAACTCGTCCTACGAGGATATGGGGCGCTCGGCCCACATCGCGCGGCAGGCGGCCGAACGCGGAGTGAAGACGCGCGCCGCGTTCCTGGTGACGCCCGGATCGGAGCGCGTGTACGGCACCATCGCCCGCGACGGACAGCTGGCGGACCTGGAGGCCATGGGCGGGATGGTTCTCGCGAACGCCTGCGGGCCATGCATCGGACAGTGGAATCGCACGGACCTCCCGAGAGGCACAGCGAACTCCATCATGACCTCCTACAACCGGAACTTCCGCAAGCGGAACGACGGCAGCCCGGACACCTGCGCGTTCATCGCGAGCCCGGAGATCGTGACGGCCATGGCGCTCTCGGGCGACCTGGCCTTCAACCCGCTGACCGACGAACTGGAGGATGCGGAAGGCACGCGCTTCTGTCTTGCGCCGCCCGAAGGTGACGAACTTCCCGCGGACGGCTTCGCCTCGGGGGATGCGGGCTATGCGGCCCCGAACCCGGACCGCGCACCGGAGGTGAAGGTAGACCCGCAGAGCGAGCGGCTTCAGCTTCTCACGCCATTTGAGAAGTGGGACGGCGACGACATGGAGCGGTTCCCGCTTCTCCTCAAGGCAAAGGGAAAGTGCACCACCGATCACATCTCCCCGGCGGGGCCGTGGCTTCGCTACCGGGGGCACCTGGATCGCATTTCGGACAACATGTTCCAGGGAGCGGTGAACGCCTTTACGGGAGAGACGGGGCACGGCGGCAATGCGGAGACCGGCGCGGCGGGAGCCACTTTCGCGGAGATCGCACGCGACTACCGGGATCGTGGTCTGCGGTGGGTCGTCGTCGGAGATGACAACTACGGCGAAGGCTCCAGTCGCGAACACGCCGCCATGTCTCCGCGACTGCTCGGTGCGGCCGCCGTTGTCGTGAAAAGCTTCGCCCGCATTCACGAAACGAACCTCAAGAAACAAGGCGTGCTGCCGCTGACCTTCGTGGACCCCGCGGACTATGACCTTGTGCGGGAGGGCGACCGCGTTTCGGTGACCGCACTCGCCACGCTCGCGCCCGGGTCCGCGCATACGGTTGTCTTCCACCATGCGGACGGCTCGGAAGACCGCGCGGAAACGGCCCACACGCTGAACGAGGAGCAGATCACATGGTTCCGGGCCGGTTCCGCGCTGAACCAGTTGCGGGCCGCGGGGCGCGCGACCTGA